Proteins from a genomic interval of Clostridium scatologenes:
- a CDS encoding DUF364 domain-containing protein gives MWEIYDELIELIPKDLVIKDFVAGLNWFLVESIGTGMAMTPKEGNSYLHTAGNVVGMKVYDAAKLIKSWSNYEAALGLAAINSVINTSNNFEVLSGISMKKQKNVNDFEYMKDKIKGKKVAVIGHFPDLEPLAEICKLSILERIPQEGDFPDPSCEYLLPEQDFVFITAVTLINKTLPRLLNLSKNAYVTILGPSTPMTKCLYKYGINMLAGTVVTDRNKVWCLIKEGGRHEFFNNGALMVKIEIDEINTFSKS, from the coding sequence ATGTGGGAAATATATGATGAGTTAATAGAATTAATACCTAAGGATTTAGTTATAAAGGATTTTGTAGCGGGATTAAACTGGTTTTTAGTGGAATCCATTGGCACTGGTATGGCCATGACTCCTAAGGAAGGAAATTCCTATTTACACACGGCAGGTAATGTGGTTGGAATGAAAGTCTATGATGCTGCGAAACTTATAAAATCCTGGAGTAATTATGAAGCAGCATTGGGTTTAGCGGCAATTAATTCTGTAATCAATACTTCTAATAATTTTGAGGTGCTTAGTGGTATTAGTATGAAGAAACAAAAAAATGTTAATGATTTTGAATATATGAAAGACAAAATAAAGGGTAAAAAGGTAGCTGTTATAGGTCATTTTCCAGATTTAGAACCTTTAGCTGAAATATGCAAACTTTCTATACTTGAAAGAATTCCACAGGAGGGAGATTTCCCAGATCCATCTTGTGAATACTTGTTGCCAGAGCAAGATTTTGTTTTCATAACAGCAGTTACATTAATAAATAAAACTTTACCAAGACTTCTTAATCTTAGTAAAAATGCGTATGTTACTATTTTAGGGCCTAGTACACCTATGACTAAATGCTTATATAAATATGGAATTAATATGCTTGCAGGTACTGTAGTTACAGATCGTAATAAAGTATGGTGCTTAATTAAAGAAGGTGGTAGACATGAGTTCTTTAATAATGGAGCCTTGATGGTTAAAATTGAAATAGATGAGATCAATACATTTAGTAAAAGTTGA